A region from the Mycolicibacterium litorale genome encodes:
- the mftA gene encoding mycofactocin precursor MftA (Mycofactocin is a small molecule electron carrier derived from the final two amino acids, Val-Tyr, of MftA, the mycofactocin precursor. It plays a role in redox homeostasis and the metabolism of alcohols and aldehydes in Actinobacteria, including Mycobacterium tuberculosis.) has translation MEPNQQVDADTELVTETLVEEVSIDGMCGVY, from the coding sequence ATGGAGCCCAATCAGCAGGTTGACGCCGACACCGAACTGGTCACCGAGACGCTGGTCGAAGAGGTCTCGATCGACGGGATGTGCGGGGTCTACTGA
- the mftB gene encoding mycofactocin biosynthesis chaperone MftB (MftB, a small protein, is a peptide chaperone that assists the radical SAM enzyme MftC in performing two modifications to the C-terminal Val-Tyr dipeptide of the mycofactocin precursor peptide, MftA. MftB's role is analogous to the role of PqqD in the biosynthesis of PQQ, a cofactor that derives entirely from a Tyr and a Glu in the precursor PqqA.), translating into MTAPVAFDPDLRWRLHHQVAVRPEPFGALLYHFGTRKLSFLKNRTIVDVVKSLGDHCDARSACRAAGIDDAQQAPYLHALGVLVQSNMLVCEEKPAS; encoded by the coding sequence GTGACGGCGCCTGTTGCGTTCGACCCCGATCTGCGGTGGCGGCTGCACCATCAGGTGGCGGTGCGACCGGAACCGTTCGGGGCGCTGCTCTACCACTTCGGAACCCGCAAGCTGTCGTTCCTGAAGAACCGCACGATCGTCGACGTGGTGAAGTCACTCGGTGACCACTGCGACGCCCGCTCCGCCTGTCGCGCAGCGGGTATCGACGATGCGCAACAGGCGCCCTACCTGCACGCCCTCGGTGTGCTCGTCCAATCCAACATGCTCGTCTGCGAGGAGAAGCCCGCATCATGA